Proteins found in one candidate division TA06 bacterium genomic segment:
- a CDS encoding geranylgeranylglyceryl/heptaprenylglyceryl phosphate synthase — protein MIYQQLLKTAKQKGSNFLVLLDPDKCKKQDAAKIGQALSDAGADGILFGTSLLMSNKIDDTIKALKQNFKNPVIIFPGSAYQVSQHADAILYLSLVSGRNAELLIGEQVKAAPMLKASGLEVIPTGYMLIESGKLTSANYMSHTMPIPRDKSDIAMAHALAARMLGMKLIYMDAGSGAQSSVPEEMISGVAKYAELPVVVGGGIKTPEDAGAKARAGAAAVVVGNILEKKGNIKTAAEFAKAIHYRIK, from the coding sequence ATGATCTACCAACAACTGCTGAAAACCGCCAAACAAAAGGGCTCCAATTTCCTGGTCCTGCTGGACCCGGACAAGTGCAAGAAACAGGACGCGGCCAAGATCGGCCAGGCCTTGAGCGACGCCGGGGCCGACGGCATCCTGTTCGGCACCAGCCTGCTGATGTCAAATAAGATCGACGATACCATCAAGGCTCTAAAGCAGAATTTCAAGAACCCGGTGATCATATTCCCCGGCAGCGCCTACCAGGTCTCACAGCACGCCGACGCCATCCTGTACCTGTCTTTGGTCTCGGGCCGCAACGCCGAGCTTTTGATCGGCGAGCAGGTCAAGGCCGCTCCCATGCTCAAGGCCTCGGGCCTGGAGGTGATTCCCACCGGCTACATGCTGATAGAATCCGGAAAACTGACCTCGGCGAATTACATGAGCCACACCATGCCCATCCCCCGTGACAAGTCCGATATCGCCATGGCCCACGCCCTGGCCGCCCGGATGCTGGGGATGAAGCTGATCTACATGGACGCCGGCAGCGGGGCCCAGAGCAGCGTTCCAGAAGAAATGATCTCCGGAGTGGCCAAGTATGCCGAACTTCCGGTCGTTGTGGGCGGCGGGATCAAAACGCCCGAAGACGCCGGGGCCAAGGCCCGGGCCGGAGCCGCCGCGGTGGTGGTGGGGAATATTCTGGAGAAGAAGGGGAACATCAAGACGGCGGCGGAGTTCGCCAAAGCAATTCATTATAGGATTAAATAA
- a CDS encoding 4Fe-4S binding protein has product MITIQQQTCGQCGLCSGMCPVQALALHAWGLEVDNKKCTGCGQCVTVCPTGALTKKT; this is encoded by the coding sequence ATGATCACCATCCAACAACAAACCTGCGGCCAGTGCGGCCTATGTTCGGGCATGTGCCCGGTGCAGGCCCTGGCACTCCATGCCTGGGGCCTGGAGGTCGACAATAAAAAATGCACCGGTTGCGGGCAGTGCGTTACAGTGTGTCCCACCGGGGCTTTAACCAAAAAGACCTAA
- the alaS gene encoding alanine--tRNA ligase has translation MQSSNQIRQSFLDFFKSKGHTIVPSASVVPTDDPTLLFTNAGMNQFKKIFLGAETRDYTRAADSQKVLRVSGKHNDLEEVGKDHTHHTFFEMLGNWSFGDYYKKEAIGWAWELLTGVWKLPQEKLYATVYVNDQEAEGFWKTQTGIDHSHISKHGDKDNFWEMGETGPCGPCSEIHMDMGQGTCPKSGKNGHVCGINVDGCGRFVEIWNLVFIQYDRGPDGTLKDLPSRHVDTGMGFERLVRVLQEKDSNYSTDLLYPIIKQTEEISGKRYSPGPEGMSFRVVADHIRALVFTIGDGVLPSNEGRGYVIRRILRRAARHGRLLGLKQPFLYQLASTVIGIMGQAYPDIKQRHEHIAMVIKTEEERFGETLDLGLSLFEQIASKLKTAKDKVISGPDAFKLYDTFGFPLDLTQVMAEEQGFSVDTEGFKKAMEEQRERARAARGEVSFTAAKEVDYPACIFVGYNSLVQKTKVNGIYIKELPIDQAGKGQTVDITLENTPFYGEGGGQAGDIGFLENANCRIKVLNSVKAFNGSTVHHAEVVSGSIKLKDEVTASVDQPARLSTARHHTATHLLQAALQQIVGKHVQQQGSMVSPERLRFDFTHFTALDRMQLDEVEHLVNRKIMDNLPVADEHMKLAEAQKTGAMALFGEKYGEEVRVISCGDFSKELCGGTHVKNSGELGLFKIVKEEAIASGVRRIEAVAGEAAYRLVKQDELLVAEIQDRLKANRDDIVKKLNAQMEELKALEKSRKDAARLQQGSLIEGLVKEVKKVQEVQVLVKLLDGYSQDDLREMADKLRIKLPGAVIILASVDEGKFGFTIAVGDELVKAKKFTAGDIAKKIAAATGGKGGGRPQLAQVGGRDEGRLKEQMTAIEGLLFS, from the coding sequence ATGCAATCATCCAACCAAATACGCCAATCATTCCTGGATTTCTTCAAATCCAAGGGCCACACCATCGTGCCCTCGGCCTCGGTCGTTCCAACCGACGATCCGACCCTGCTGTTCACCAACGCCGGGATGAACCAGTTCAAGAAGATCTTCCTTGGCGCCGAGACCCGCGATTACACGCGGGCGGCCGACAGCCAGAAGGTCTTGCGGGTCTCGGGCAAGCACAACGACCTGGAGGAGGTGGGCAAGGACCATACCCACCACACCTTCTTCGAGATGCTGGGCAACTGGTCCTTTGGCGATTATTACAAGAAGGAGGCCATCGGCTGGGCCTGGGAACTGCTGACCGGGGTCTGGAAACTGCCCCAGGAAAAACTATACGCCACGGTCTACGTCAACGATCAGGAGGCCGAGGGCTTTTGGAAGACCCAGACCGGCATCGACCATTCGCACATCAGCAAGCACGGCGACAAGGACAACTTCTGGGAGATGGGCGAGACCGGACCCTGCGGACCCTGTTCCGAGATCCACATGGACATGGGCCAAGGCACCTGCCCCAAGTCCGGCAAGAACGGGCATGTCTGCGGGATCAACGTGGACGGCTGCGGGCGGTTCGTGGAGATCTGGAACCTGGTGTTCATCCAGTACGACCGGGGCCCGGACGGTACGCTGAAGGACCTGCCCAGCAGGCACGTGGACACCGGAATGGGCTTCGAGCGTCTGGTTAGGGTGCTTCAGGAGAAGGACTCCAACTATTCCACCGACCTGCTGTACCCCATCATCAAACAGACCGAAGAGATATCCGGCAAACGGTACAGTCCCGGACCAGAAGGCATGTCCTTCCGGGTGGTCGCCGACCACATCCGGGCGCTGGTGTTCACCATCGGCGACGGGGTGCTGCCCTCCAACGAGGGCCGGGGCTACGTGATCCGGCGCATCCTGCGGCGGGCGGCCCGGCACGGGCGCCTGCTGGGACTAAAGCAGCCGTTCCTCTACCAGCTGGCCTCCACCGTCATCGGCATCATGGGTCAGGCCTATCCCGACATCAAACAGCGCCACGAGCACATCGCCATGGTCATCAAGACCGAGGAGGAGCGGTTCGGCGAGACACTGGACCTGGGGCTTTCGCTGTTCGAGCAGATCGCGTCAAAACTGAAAACCGCCAAGGACAAGGTGATCTCCGGACCCGACGCCTTCAAACTCTACGACACCTTCGGCTTTCCGCTGGATCTGACCCAGGTGATGGCCGAAGAACAGGGTTTTTCAGTTGACACCGAAGGATTCAAAAAGGCCATGGAGGAACAGCGGGAAAGGGCCCGGGCGGCCCGGGGCGAGGTAAGTTTCACCGCCGCCAAGGAAGTGGATTATCCGGCCTGCATCTTTGTGGGCTATAACAGCCTGGTGCAGAAAACGAAGGTCAACGGTATATACATCAAAGAACTGCCAATCGACCAGGCCGGGAAGGGCCAGACCGTGGACATCACGCTGGAGAACACCCCATTCTATGGCGAGGGCGGCGGCCAGGCCGGCGATATCGGCTTTCTGGAGAATGCCAACTGCCGGATCAAGGTGCTGAACTCTGTAAAAGCCTTCAACGGGTCCACGGTGCATCATGCCGAGGTGGTCTCCGGCTCCATAAAACTCAAGGACGAGGTCACCGCTTCGGTGGACCAGCCGGCCCGCTTAAGCACCGCCCGGCACCACACCGCCACCCATCTTTTGCAGGCGGCCTTGCAGCAGATCGTGGGCAAGCACGTCCAGCAGCAGGGCTCGATGGTCAGCCCGGAGCGCTTGCGCTTCGACTTCACCCATTTCACGGCCCTGGACCGGATGCAGCTGGACGAGGTGGAACACCTGGTCAACCGCAAGATCATGGACAATCTCCCTGTGGCCGACGAGCACATGAAGCTGGCCGAGGCCCAGAAGACAGGAGCCATGGCCTTGTTCGGGGAAAAGTACGGGGAGGAGGTCCGGGTGATCTCCTGCGGCGACTTTTCCAAGGAGCTGTGCGGCGGCACCCACGTCAAGAACAGCGGCGAGCTGGGGCTGTTCAAGATCGTCAAGGAAGAAGCCATCGCCTCCGGGGTGCGCAGGATAGAGGCCGTGGCAGGCGAGGCCGCCTACCGGTTGGTCAAGCAGGACGAACTGCTGGTGGCGGAGATACAGGACAGGCTGAAAGCCAACCGCGATGACATAGTCAAGAAACTGAACGCCCAGATGGAAGAACTGAAGGCGCTGGAGAAATCCAGGAAGGATGCGGCCAGACTGCAACAGGGGAGCCTTATCGAGGGGTTGGTTAAAGAAGTTAAAAAGGTTCAAGAGGTTCAAGTGTTGGTCAAGCTGCTTGATGGTTATTCCCAAGACGACCTGCGGGAGATGGCCGACAAGCTGCGGATCAAACTGCCGGGCGCTGTCATCATCCTGGCCAGCGTGGACGAGGGCAAGTTCGGGTTCACCATCGCGGTGGGCGACGAGCTGGTCAAGGCTAAGAAGTTCACGGCCGGGGACATTGCCAAGAAGATCGCCGCGGCCACCGGCGGCAAGGGCGGAGGGCGTCCCCAGCTGGCCCAGGTAGGCGGCAGGGACGAGGGGAGGCTGAAGGAGCAGATGACGGCAATAGAGGGGCTGTTGTTCTCATAG
- a CDS encoding hemolysin III family protein — MHTTILDWLNKITTARDADADSVERYTPGEEITNAILHGVGLGLALAALAVLVVMASLSGNAWHIVSFSIYGATLVLLYLSSTLYHSFYAGRAKRLFRVFDHSSIFLLIAGTYTPITLIALRGRLGWTVFGVVWGIAVLGIVGKAFWTHKFVFMSTLLYIAMGWLVVAVIKPVLENLNTVSLVFLGVGGLFYTLGTVFYLWRKLKYHHAVWHLFVLAGSICHFFTVLFMLPR; from the coding sequence ATGCATACTACCATTTTAGACTGGCTCAATAAAATTACCACAGCGCGTGACGCCGACGCCGATTCTGTCGAGCGCTACACTCCGGGCGAGGAGATCACCAACGCCATCCTGCACGGGGTGGGGCTGGGCCTGGCCCTGGCGGCCCTGGCGGTGCTGGTGGTGATGGCCAGTCTTTCCGGGAACGCCTGGCACATAGTCAGCTTCAGCATCTACGGCGCCACCTTGGTGCTGCTGTATTTGTCTTCCACGCTGTACCACAGCTTTTACGCCGGCAGGGCCAAGCGGCTGTTCAGGGTCTTCGACCACTCGTCCATCTTCCTGCTGATAGCCGGAACCTACACGCCCATCACCCTGATCGCCCTGCGGGGCCGGCTGGGCTGGACGGTATTCGGCGTGGTGTGGGGTATCGCTGTTTTGGGCATAGTGGGCAAGGCCTTCTGGACGCACAAATTCGTGTTCATGTCCACCCTGTTGTACATTGCCATGGGCTGGCTGGTGGTGGCGGTGATAAAACCGGTGCTGGAGAACCTGAACACGGTCAGCCTGGTGTTCCTGGGGGTGGGCGGGTTGTTCTACACGCTGGGAACGGTGTTTTACCTGTGGCGCAAATTGAAATACCACCACGCCGTTTGGCACCTGTTCGTGCTGGCCGGGAGCATCTGTCATTTTTTCACGGTGTTGTTCATGTTGCCGAGGTGA
- a CDS encoding regulatory protein RecX, with protein MSSKENVNPKAYALRLIELKPRSVHEIRDKLAKKGIDKAEIEAVILDMETIGLLDDVKFARDWIENRQHFRPMGVIRLRQELFVKGIDREIVDQAISDYKSNADELPAALNLARRKLKLYRKLDAEAAKRRLAGFLARRGYEVSIVSKVLKELLKENILE; from the coding sequence ATGAGTTCCAAAGAAAATGTTAACCCCAAGGCCTACGCCCTGCGGCTGATAGAGCTGAAGCCCCGCAGCGTCCATGAGATCAGGGACAAGCTGGCCAAGAAGGGCATAGATAAGGCCGAGATCGAAGCGGTTATCTTGGACATGGAAACCATCGGCCTTTTGGACGACGTGAAATTCGCCCGGGACTGGATCGAGAACCGCCAGCATTTTAGGCCCATGGGGGTCATCCGCCTGCGGCAGGAGCTCTTTGTCAAGGGGATAGACCGGGAGATCGTTGACCAGGCCATCTCTGATTACAAAAGCAACGCGGACGAGTTGCCTGCGGCCCTGAACCTGGCCCGGAGAAAGCTGAAGCTGTACCGCAAGCTTGACGCCGAGGCCGCCAAACGCCGTTTAGCGGGGTTTCTGGCCCGGAGGGGGTACGAGGTTTCGATAGTGTCAAAAGTGCTGAAGGAACTGCTGAAAGAAAATATTTTAGAATGA
- a CDS encoding ATPase, which yields MQNLITCIQCLLPESAPGISFDYSGVCNYCRTYKKTELNGEEALLRIIDRQRHRGGRYQCLVPLSGGRDSTFALLKMSCDYGLNVLAVNYQNPFTAPEAVRNIRQATEKLGVELVSFGLKPGLHQLTLKKNLEAWLKRPSAALVPIICSACHNMWLPIMRIAKKHGIHCIVTGRNPYEEVSFKRRLLGVSPDEDIRNVYLKNIGGIVKEAAKNLSYFSPQTLPVMIKGHFFGSPYALGTSIYGRGIEMADLFFYLPWSENEVMSRIQNELGWQSPKEQGNTWRFDCRVSHLRDLMY from the coding sequence TTGCAAAACCTGATAACCTGTATACAGTGTCTTTTGCCGGAGAGCGCGCCGGGCATCAGCTTCGATTATTCTGGCGTCTGCAACTACTGCCGGACATACAAGAAGACAGAGCTTAACGGCGAGGAAGCCCTGCTGAGGATAATTGACCGCCAGCGCCATCGGGGCGGCAGGTACCAGTGCCTGGTGCCCTTGAGCGGAGGCCGCGACAGCACCTTTGCTCTGTTGAAAATGTCCTGTGACTACGGACTGAATGTCCTGGCGGTCAATTACCAGAACCCGTTCACAGCGCCCGAAGCCGTCCGGAACATCCGGCAGGCCACCGAAAAGTTGGGGGTGGAGCTGGTGAGCTTCGGTCTAAAGCCGGGTTTGCACCAACTGACTCTTAAAAAGAACCTGGAGGCCTGGCTCAAAAGGCCTTCCGCGGCGCTGGTGCCCATCATCTGCAGCGCCTGCCACAACATGTGGCTGCCGATCATGCGGATCGCCAAAAAACACGGCATCCACTGCATAGTAACCGGGCGCAATCCCTACGAAGAGGTCTCTTTCAAGCGCCGCCTGCTGGGGGTCAGCCCCGATGAGGACATCAGGAACGTCTATCTCAAGAACATCGGGGGGATCGTCAAGGAGGCGGCCAAGAACCTGTCCTATTTTTCGCCCCAAACCCTGCCGGTGATGATCAAGGGGCATTTCTTCGGCAGTCCCTATGCTTTGGGTACCAGTATCTACGGCCGCGGTATCGAGATGGCTGACCTGTTCTTTTACCTGCCCTGGAGCGAGAACGAGGTGATGTCCCGGATCCAGAACGAACTGGGATGGCAAAGTCCCAAAGAGCAGGGCAACACCTGGCGCTTCGACTGCCGGGTCTCGCACCTGCGGGACCTGATGTACTAA
- the recA gene encoding recombinase RecA, with protein MADTAAEKSKALDLALSQIEKQFGKGSIMKLGSNSAVVPVEVIPTGSISLDAALGVGGVPRGRIVEIYGPEASGKTTLALSIVAQAQKLGGTAAYIDAEHAMDPKYAKALGVDIDNLLVAQPDTGEEALEITETLIRSNAMDVIVIDSVAALVPKAEIEGDMGDSHMGLQARLMSQALRKITAVANRSKTCIIFINQIRMKIGVMFGNPETTPGGLALKFHASVRMDIRRIEAIKQGEVNIGNRVRVKVLKNKMASPFRNAEFEIIFGQGISYIGDLLDLAVENNIIEKSGTWFSFRGERLGQGRENVREMLKTNADLLASLDQEVKAKLGIVQAVKSEGPKEAREPAKEEEKEKGKRGRK; from the coding sequence ATGGCAGACACAGCGGCAGAAAAATCAAAAGCTTTGGATCTGGCTCTTTCTCAGATAGAAAAGCAGTTCGGAAAAGGCTCGATAATGAAACTGGGCTCCAACTCAGCGGTGGTGCCGGTGGAGGTGATACCAACAGGGTCCATCTCGCTGGACGCGGCCCTGGGTGTGGGCGGAGTGCCCCGGGGCAGGATCGTGGAGATATACGGCCCGGAGGCCTCGGGCAAGACCACCCTGGCGCTGTCCATAGTGGCCCAGGCCCAGAAGCTGGGCGGCACCGCCGCCTACATCGACGCCGAGCACGCCATGGACCCCAAGTACGCCAAGGCTCTGGGCGTGGACATCGACAATCTGCTGGTGGCCCAGCCCGACACCGGCGAGGAGGCTTTGGAGATCACCGAGACCCTGATCCGCTCCAACGCCATGGACGTGATAGTCATTGACTCGGTGGCGGCCCTGGTGCCCAAGGCCGAGATCGAGGGTGACATGGGCGACAGCCACATGGGCCTGCAGGCCCGGCTGATGTCCCAGGCTTTGCGCAAGATCACGGCGGTGGCCAACCGCTCCAAGACCTGCATCATCTTCATCAACCAGATCCGGATGAAGATCGGGGTGATGTTCGGCAACCCCGAGACCACTCCCGGCGGCTTGGCCCTCAAGTTCCATGCCTCGGTGCGGATGGACATCCGCCGGATCGAGGCCATCAAGCAGGGCGAGGTCAACATCGGCAACCGGGTGCGGGTGAAGGTGCTCAAGAACAAGATGGCCTCGCCCTTCCGCAACGCCGAGTTCGAGATCATCTTCGGCCAGGGCATCAGCTACATCGGCGACCTGCTTGACCTGGCGGTGGAGAACAACATCATCGAGAAGAGCGGCACCTGGTTCTCCTTCCGGGGCGAGCGGCTGGGACAGGGCCGGGAGAACGTCCGGGAGATGCTGAAGACCAACGCCGACCTTCTGGCCAGCCTGGACCAGGAGGTCAAGGCCAAGCTGGGGATCGTCCAGGCCGTCAAGTCGGAGGGACCCAAGGAAGCCCGGGAGCCGGCCAAGGAAGAGGAGAAGGAGAAGGGCAAACGGGGGAGAAAGTAA
- a CDS encoding RnfABCDGE type electron transport complex subunit D, translating to MMLNVSMPPHITSRYRLKPLNIRRLAAIAPLVFSALYLFGTGFLYCLLAGLAGSVILPLIVKKWRRNFLDLAEASFTASIIALLMPAGVDWYYPLLAGIVISGARALLSEKDRLAPVNFMALTFALFVLATPEGLAPVYHWSANSGGWAKGNFYFMTGWLPLALSLVMLLLLTGRLYKVRILLLALLSAGAVLSLNSQMTGVPPMGTINLAGLQALLFLSGILASDNHHTPLTGWGQTLYGLLTGTVFALFAMKGLLYQGLIFPALTASLFTPFLDCLFTGGYRRAKT from the coding sequence GTGATGCTGAATGTTTCCATGCCTCCCCATATCACCAGCCGCTATCGTCTGAAACCGTTGAATATCCGCAGGCTGGCGGCCATAGCCCCCCTGGTCTTCTCCGCCCTCTATCTTTTCGGGACGGGTTTCCTGTATTGCCTGCTGGCCGGGCTGGCCGGTTCAGTGATCCTGCCGCTGATCGTAAAAAAATGGCGCCGCAATTTTCTGGACCTGGCCGAAGCTTCCTTTACCGCTTCCATAATAGCCCTGCTGATGCCTGCCGGTGTTGATTGGTATTATCCGCTTTTGGCCGGGATCGTTATCTCGGGAGCCAGGGCCCTTCTTTCGGAAAAGGACCGGCTGGCGCCGGTGAATTTCATGGCCCTGACCTTTGCTTTGTTCGTGCTGGCTACCCCGGAAGGCCTGGCTCCGGTCTATCACTGGTCCGCCAACAGCGGAGGCTGGGCCAAGGGGAATTTTTACTTCATGACCGGCTGGCTGCCATTGGCCCTCAGTCTGGTTATGCTCCTGTTGCTGACCGGGAGGCTTTACAAGGTTAGAATCCTGTTGCTGGCATTGCTGTCGGCCGGTGCGGTGTTATCATTGAACAGCCAAATGACCGGCGTCCCCCCGATGGGAACGATCAACCTGGCCGGACTGCAGGCCCTGCTTTTCCTGTCCGGGATACTGGCTAGTGACAATCACCATACGCCGCTTACCGGTTGGGGGCAGACGCTCTACGGGCTTTTGACCGGGACGGTCTTTGCGCTGTTCGCCATGAAAGGCCTGCTTTACCAGGGTCTGATATTCCCGGCGCTGACCGCCAGCCTGTTCACTCCTTTCCTGGACTGCCTGTTCACCGGGGGGTATCGCAGGGCAAAGACATAA
- a CDS encoding 4Fe-4S dicluster domain-containing protein produces MIKSIKGGKSWPHKHFLFDQPIEALTAPKSLAITLWHGGRAIVVKGDQLEANAQVGFDNTGLPVFTGLAGRVTGVADFPDLVARPKNFDFPRTTVFIETEPEQPAREPAFEPCPRFWKLSQAELSDRVFKAGVADLRNDDLEKYLIFDGLDLEPPLSTNVRLLKERPEQLIEGMRIVMQIHGSTRARLVLSSRMKALNADLKSLLASAVNISIEKVEPKYPQQNGKLVRQTVYGSQSAAVYGMEALLNVRQAVVLGQPLATKFCTLCDDTKGKKSLAEVYIGASAAETLNLRPQDYSSLKLITGGLLSGTCHYSIQLPVDRNTAGLMFYRNQAPRENHPCINCGQCLSICPARLAPARIFPLVRDGQNQELARQKPENCLECGLCTFICPSGLLLSHQIKVGKMILEGKL; encoded by the coding sequence ATGATCAAAAGCATCAAAGGCGGCAAATCCTGGCCGCACAAACATTTTCTCTTTGACCAGCCGATCGAAGCATTGACGGCCCCCAAGTCCCTGGCCATCACATTATGGCATGGGGGGCGGGCAATCGTGGTCAAGGGCGACCAGCTCGAGGCCAATGCGCAGGTGGGCTTCGATAATACCGGACTGCCGGTGTTCACCGGGCTGGCCGGCAGGGTGACCGGCGTGGCTGATTTTCCGGACCTGGTGGCCCGGCCCAAGAACTTTGATTTCCCCCGGACCACGGTGTTCATAGAGACCGAGCCGGAGCAGCCCGCCCGGGAGCCGGCCTTCGAACCCTGCCCCCGGTTCTGGAAACTTTCCCAGGCCGAACTGTCCGACCGGGTCTTTAAGGCCGGGGTGGCCGATCTGCGCAATGATGACCTGGAGAAGTATCTGATCTTCGACGGGCTGGACCTGGAGCCGCCGCTGTCAACCAATGTCCGGCTGCTTAAGGAAAGGCCGGAGCAATTGATCGAAGGCATGCGGATCGTGATGCAGATACACGGCTCCACCCGGGCCAGACTGGTGCTGTCATCCCGGATGAAGGCGCTGAACGCCGATCTCAAGTCTCTGCTGGCCAGCGCGGTCAACATCTCCATCGAAAAGGTCGAACCGAAATATCCCCAGCAGAACGGAAAACTTGTCAGGCAGACCGTCTATGGGAGCCAATCCGCGGCCGTTTACGGGATGGAGGCCCTGCTTAATGTCAGGCAGGCGGTGGTGCTGGGCCAGCCGCTGGCCACCAAGTTCTGCACACTGTGCGATGACACCAAAGGCAAAAAAAGCTTGGCCGAGGTTTACATCGGAGCCAGCGCCGCCGAAACGCTAAACTTAAGGCCCCAGGATTACTCCAGCCTGAAGCTTATAACCGGCGGCCTGCTGAGCGGGACCTGCCATTACAGCATCCAGCTGCCGGTGGACCGGAACACTGCCGGACTGATGTTCTACCGCAACCAGGCTCCCAGGGAAAACCATCCCTGCATCAACTGCGGGCAGTGCCTGTCCATCTGTCCGGCGAGGCTGGCCCCGGCCCGGATATTTCCCCTGGTCCGCGACGGACAGAACCAGGAACTGGCCCGGCAAAAACCGGAGAACTGCCTGGAATGCGGACTCTGCACCTTTATCTGCCCCAGCGGGCTGCTGCTGTCTCATCAGATCAAAGTGGGAAAAATGATACTGGAGGGCAAACTGTGA
- a CDS encoding M28 family peptidase, producing the protein MKKAIFLSSLFCLILRGPAIGQQAGIVSFADSSRLKTDLYAVTTPQFRNYANVKVLNQVAEYISRELAMAADTVCYQTYKANGVEYKNVIGTIGPKDAPRIIVGAHYDVAGNQPGADDNASGVAGLLELARLLSKDTLKFRMDFVAYTLEEPPFFRTEYMGSYVHAKSLRDSNVQVKGMVCLEMIGYFSDAPGSQTYPLGLLKLFYGGKGDYITVVGKTGSGKFAKQLTKLMKKNSIVKTRSFKGPVKLAGVDFSDHLNYWKLGFDAVMITNTAFYRNRNYHESTDALETLDIKRMTAVVDELYISLKEMNELNTAIHDKLLF; encoded by the coding sequence ATGAAAAAAGCAATATTTTTATCCAGCTTATTTTGCTTGATCTTGCGAGGTCCTGCAATCGGTCAACAAGCTGGGATTGTCAGTTTTGCAGACAGCTCTCGTCTCAAGACTGATCTTTATGCTGTCACAACGCCGCAATTCAGGAATTACGCAAATGTAAAAGTTCTAAACCAGGTGGCTGAATACATCAGCAGAGAGTTGGCAATGGCAGCTGATACCGTATGCTACCAGACGTATAAGGCAAACGGAGTTGAATATAAAAATGTCATAGGCACCATAGGGCCTAAAGACGCACCAAGGATAATCGTCGGCGCCCATTACGACGTCGCAGGCAACCAGCCTGGAGCTGATGATAACGCCAGCGGAGTGGCGGGATTGCTGGAACTGGCCCGGCTGCTTTCTAAAGATACACTGAAATTCCGGATGGATTTTGTAGCTTATACGCTGGAAGAACCTCCATTCTTTCGTACGGAATACATGGGCAGTTATGTTCATGCCAAGTCCCTTCGGGATTCTAACGTCCAAGTGAAAGGCATGGTCTGCCTTGAGATGATAGGATATTTTAGCGATGCCCCTGGATCACAAACATATCCGCTGGGGCTGCTGAAACTTTTTTACGGCGGGAAAGGCGACTATATAACAGTGGTCGGAAAAACGGGAAGCGGCAAGTTCGCAAAGCAGTTAACGAAGTTGATGAAGAAAAATAGTATTGTTAAAACCAGATCGTTCAAAGGGCCTGTAAAGCTTGCGGGTGTTGATTTCTCAGACCATTTAAATTACTGGAAACTGGGCTTTGATGCGGTAATGATCACAAACACGGCTTTTTACCGGAATCGAAACTATCATGAAAGCACTGATGCATTGGAAACACTTGATATAAAAAGGATGACGGCTGTCGTTGATGAGTTGTATATTAGCCTGAAAGAAATGAATGAATTGAATACAGCAATACACGATAAACTGTTATTTTAG
- the truA gene encoding tRNA pseudouridine(38-40) synthase TruA encodes MRNIKLLLEYDGTSFAGWQVQPEQRTVQGVLESALSQMTGEKVSLIGSGRTDAGVHASGQVANFKTEKDIPLKAFNEGLNALLPKDVAVLQAEEADPEFHSRFGAKSRLYRYQIITRRSPLLERYAWRILYPLNRDVLPELCNVILGKHDFTAFASAQAEVDNFNVNVTRAGWKDYGGVLSFEILADRFLHNMVRILVGTMMDTARGRLKPEDMKRILESRDRTLAGKTAPACGLCLVKVEY; translated from the coding sequence TTGCGGAACATCAAACTTCTACTAGAATACGACGGCACTTCCTTCGCCGGGTGGCAGGTCCAGCCGGAGCAGCGCACGGTGCAGGGGGTGCTGGAGTCGGCCCTGTCCCAGATGACCGGGGAGAAGGTCTCGCTGATCGGCTCGGGCCGCACCGACGCCGGGGTCCATGCTTCGGGCCAGGTGGCCAATTTCAAAACGGAGAAGGACATTCCCTTAAAAGCCTTCAACGAGGGCCTGAACGCCCTGCTGCCAAAGGACGTGGCGGTGCTTCAGGCCGAAGAGGCCGACCCTGAATTTCATTCCCGCTTCGGAGCCAAGAGCAGGCTGTACCGTTACCAGATCATCACCCGGCGCTCGCCCCTGCTGGAGCGCTATGCCTGGAGGATCCTCTATCCGCTGAACCGGGATGTTTTGCCGGAATTGTGCAATGTAATACTGGGAAAACACGATTTCACCGCCTTCGCCTCGGCCCAGGCTGAAGTGGACAATTTCAATGTGAACGTGACCCGGGCCGGCTGGAAGGATTACGGGGGCGTGCTCAGTTTTGAGATCCTGGCCGACCGCTTTCTGCACAACATGGTCCGGATCCTGGTGGGAACAATGATGGACACAGCCCGGGGGCGCCTTAAGCCGGAGGATATGAAGAGAATACTGGAGTCCAGGGACCGGACCCTGGCCGGCAAGACCGCCCCGGCCTGCGGGCTGTGTTTGGTGAAGGTGGAGTATTGA